One Indicator indicator isolate 239-I01 chromosome 21, UM_Iind_1.1, whole genome shotgun sequence DNA segment encodes these proteins:
- the RPS6KB2 gene encoding ribosomal protein S6 kinase beta-2 isoform X2, which translates to MAGVFDIDLETEEGSDGDEPELGTGHAGGLSPLTPCPHRPVGHYEEIEISESSVNNGPELIGPHCFELLRVLGKGGYGKVFQVRKVQGTNTGKIFAMKVLKKAKIACNAKDTAHTRAERNILEAVKHPFIVDLIYAFQTGGKLYLILECLSGGELFMQLEREGIFLEDTACFYLSEITLALGHLHSHGIIYRDLKPENIMLNSQGHIKLTDFGLCKESIHDGAVTHTFCGTIEYMAPEILVRSGHNRAVDWWSLGALMYDMLTGSPPFTAENRKKTIDKILKGKLVLPPYLTPDARDLLKKFLKRNPNQRVGGGPGDAADVQKQPFFRHINWEDLLARRLDPPFKPCLQSEEDVSQFDTRFTRQTPVDSPDDAAISESANQAFLGFTYVAPSVLESIKEGFSFQPKVRSPRRLNSSPRTPVSPVKFSPFEAFKPGGAGGEPMEEGATLPPPPPEGTAPLPIKTSVGAKKQKGGRGRVPR; encoded by the exons ATGGCGGGGGTGTTCGATATCGACCTGGAGACCGAGGAGGGCAGCGACGGGGATGAACCCGAGCTGGGCACC GGGCATGCAGGGGGTCTGTCCCCTCTCAccccctgtccccacaggccggTGGGACACTACGAGGAGATCGAGATCTCAGAGAGCAGCGTCAACAACGGCCCCGAGCTCATCGGTCCCCACTGCTTCGAGCTGCTGCGTGTCCTGGGCAAGGGTGGCTATGGcaag GTCTTCCAGGTCCGTAAAGTCCAAGGCACCAACACGGGGAAGATCTTCGCCATGAAGGTTCTGAAGAAG gCCAAGATCGCCTGCAACGCCAAGGACACAGCTCACACCCGAGCTGAGAGGAACATTTTGGAGGCTGTCAAGCATCCCTTCATCGTTGACCTCATCTACGCCTTCCAGACGGGCGGCAAGCTCTACCTCATCCTGGAGTGCCTCAGTG GTGGAGAGCTCTTCATGCAGCTGGAGCGGGAAGGCATCTTCCTGGAGGACACTGCCTG TTTCTACCTGAGTGAGATCACCCTGGCACTGGGTCACCTACACTCCCATGGCATCATCTACCGAGACCTCAAGCCGGAGAACATCATGCTCAACAGCCAAG GTCACATCAAGCTGACAGATTTTGGGTTGTGCAAGGAGTCGATCCACGACGGGGCCGTCACCCACACCTTCTGCGGCACCATCGAGTACAT GGCCCCCGAGATCCTGGTGCGCAGCGGCCACAACCGGGCAGTGGACTGGTGGAGCCTGGGCGCCCTGATGTACGACATGCTCACAGGATCG CCCCCTTTCACCGCCGAGAACCGCAAGAAGACCATCGACAAGATCCTCAAGGGCAAACTGGTGCTGCCACCCTACCTGACACCTGATGCAAGGGACCTTCTCAAGAAG ttCCTCAAGAGAAACCCCAACCAGCGGGTTGGAGGCGGCCCAGGTGACGCAGCTGACGTGCAG AAGCAGCCTTTCTTCCGTCACATCAACTGGGAGGATCTCCTGGCCCGAAGGCTGGACCCTCCGTTTAAACCGTGCTTG CAGTCAGAGGAGGATGTCAGCCAGTTTGACACCCGCTTCACCCGCCAAACCCCGGTGGACAGCCCAGACGACGCTGCCATCAGTGAAAGTGCCAACCAAGCCTTCCTG GGCTTCACCTACGTGGCCCCTTCGGTGCTGGAGAGCATCAAGGAGGGGttctccttccaacccaaggtgCGCTCCCCCCGCCGCCTCAACAGCAGCCCCCGCACCCCCGTCAG cCCCGTGAAGTTCTCCCCCTTTGAAGCTTTCAAGccagggggggcagggggagagccAATGGAGGAGGGAGCCACCCTGCCACCCCCTCCTCCAGAGGGCACAGCCCCCCTGCCTATCAAGACCTCCGTGGGTGCCAAGAAGCAGAAGGGGGGGCGGGGACGGGTGCCCAGGTAG
- the RPS6KB2 gene encoding ribosomal protein S6 kinase beta-2 isoform X1, which produces MAGVFDIDLETEEGSDGDEPELGTEMELEPRGNGLEPVGHYEEIEISESSVNNGPELIGPHCFELLRVLGKGGYGKVFQVRKVQGTNTGKIFAMKVLKKAKIACNAKDTAHTRAERNILEAVKHPFIVDLIYAFQTGGKLYLILECLSGGELFMQLEREGIFLEDTACFYLSEITLALGHLHSHGIIYRDLKPENIMLNSQGHIKLTDFGLCKESIHDGAVTHTFCGTIEYMAPEILVRSGHNRAVDWWSLGALMYDMLTGSPPFTAENRKKTIDKILKGKLVLPPYLTPDARDLLKKFLKRNPNQRVGGGPGDAADVQKQPFFRHINWEDLLARRLDPPFKPCLQSEEDVSQFDTRFTRQTPVDSPDDAAISESANQAFLGFTYVAPSVLESIKEGFSFQPKVRSPRRLNSSPRTPVSPVKFSPFEAFKPGGAGGEPMEEGATLPPPPPEGTAPLPIKTSVGAKKQKGGRGRVPR; this is translated from the exons ATGGCGGGGGTGTTCGATATCGACCTGGAGACCGAGGAGGGCAGCGACGGGGATGAACCCGAGCTGGGCACC GAGATGGAACTGGAGCCCCGGGGAAATGGCCTGGA gccggTGGGACACTACGAGGAGATCGAGATCTCAGAGAGCAGCGTCAACAACGGCCCCGAGCTCATCGGTCCCCACTGCTTCGAGCTGCTGCGTGTCCTGGGCAAGGGTGGCTATGGcaag GTCTTCCAGGTCCGTAAAGTCCAAGGCACCAACACGGGGAAGATCTTCGCCATGAAGGTTCTGAAGAAG gCCAAGATCGCCTGCAACGCCAAGGACACAGCTCACACCCGAGCTGAGAGGAACATTTTGGAGGCTGTCAAGCATCCCTTCATCGTTGACCTCATCTACGCCTTCCAGACGGGCGGCAAGCTCTACCTCATCCTGGAGTGCCTCAGTG GTGGAGAGCTCTTCATGCAGCTGGAGCGGGAAGGCATCTTCCTGGAGGACACTGCCTG TTTCTACCTGAGTGAGATCACCCTGGCACTGGGTCACCTACACTCCCATGGCATCATCTACCGAGACCTCAAGCCGGAGAACATCATGCTCAACAGCCAAG GTCACATCAAGCTGACAGATTTTGGGTTGTGCAAGGAGTCGATCCACGACGGGGCCGTCACCCACACCTTCTGCGGCACCATCGAGTACAT GGCCCCCGAGATCCTGGTGCGCAGCGGCCACAACCGGGCAGTGGACTGGTGGAGCCTGGGCGCCCTGATGTACGACATGCTCACAGGATCG CCCCCTTTCACCGCCGAGAACCGCAAGAAGACCATCGACAAGATCCTCAAGGGCAAACTGGTGCTGCCACCCTACCTGACACCTGATGCAAGGGACCTTCTCAAGAAG ttCCTCAAGAGAAACCCCAACCAGCGGGTTGGAGGCGGCCCAGGTGACGCAGCTGACGTGCAG AAGCAGCCTTTCTTCCGTCACATCAACTGGGAGGATCTCCTGGCCCGAAGGCTGGACCCTCCGTTTAAACCGTGCTTG CAGTCAGAGGAGGATGTCAGCCAGTTTGACACCCGCTTCACCCGCCAAACCCCGGTGGACAGCCCAGACGACGCTGCCATCAGTGAAAGTGCCAACCAAGCCTTCCTG GGCTTCACCTACGTGGCCCCTTCGGTGCTGGAGAGCATCAAGGAGGGGttctccttccaacccaaggtgCGCTCCCCCCGCCGCCTCAACAGCAGCCCCCGCACCCCCGTCAG cCCCGTGAAGTTCTCCCCCTTTGAAGCTTTCAAGccagggggggcagggggagagccAATGGAGGAGGGAGCCACCCTGCCACCCCCTCCTCCAGAGGGCACAGCCCCCCTGCCTATCAAGACCTCCGTGGGTGCCAAGAAGCAGAAGGGGGGGCGGGGACGGGTGCCCAGGTAG
- the PTPRCAP gene encoding protein tyrosine phosphatase receptor type C-associated protein has product MGGLWAAAWWHPLAPVLLALLELVAAGDPVASRSDRAVGTLVGILLCLVVGLALAWHHLCRLSPGRYHPRPMGRRALAVLRGGWHRLQGRRRDTMVLPGDGEDTTAAEEVVVVMAARDEEEELMPWSQELRPQEEEEEEEQKEKEEQQEEEEEATGSPPDVGQVAEGSTEALLSDLHSFSGTATWGDIRPHVTAL; this is encoded by the coding sequence GCTGCAGCGTGGTGGCACCCGCTGGCACCcgtgctgctggcactgctggagctggtggcagcaggtgACCCAGTGGCGAGCCGCAGCGACCGGGCAGTGGGCACCTTAGTGGGCATCCTGCTGTgtttggtggtggggttggCACTAGCCTGGCACCACCTTTGCCGGCTCTCGCCCGGGCGCTACCATCCTCGGCCCATGGGCCGCCGGGCACTGGCAGTGCTGCGGGGAGGCTGGCACCGGCTGCAGGGACGGCGGAGGGACACCATGGTGCTgcctggggatggggaggacACGACCGCggcagaggaggtggtggtggtgatggcagctcgggatgaggaggaagagtTGATGCCATGGAGTCAGGAGCTCAGGcctcaggaggaagaggaggaagaggagcagaaggagaaggaggagcagcaggaggaagaggaggaagctacAGGCAGCCCCCCAGATGTGGGGCAGGTGGCAGAGGGCAGCACCGAGGCCCTGCTCAGTGACCTTCACTCCTTCTCGGGCACTGCGACGTGGGGGGACATACGGCCACATGTCACTGCCCTGTGA